The window GAATGAGAGAGAGAAGCATGAGGGGAGGGAGGGAACTGGGGTGGAGTGAGTTCGTCCTCCTCGAGGATTGTAGGTACGCCATCGATATCGACAATCTGACTGGCATTTTGTGCGACTGACTCTTCATCATGCTCAATGACAAGCAAATGCCTCTCCGCTTGACTTCCCAAAGCCAAACCGGCAATGATAGGGTTGGTGACCCAGCCGAGGACAGCACCGTAGACGCACTTGATAACCATCGGAGCCCATTTCCATCCCGTCTCAGCCATATTGTCATTCTTATAAATCGGGCCCAAAACGACGATAAATAGACACCATAAAGGCAGACCACAGAAGATACCGAGTAGAGCACCTTGAGCTGCTGTTAAAAATGCCTTGAAAATGAAGAGTTTGGCCTTGAATGGGGAAAAAAGGATATTGGCTTCGGTTCCTTCAAATGTGAACCGTACAAGCATGTTAGGATAGTATAGCCATCCCTTGTGACCTCCTATCTCCGACCCTGAGGATGGGTAGTTCATATTGCCCTTTTCATCCTCAGTCTTCTCCGGGGCAATATCTTTTCTTCTAAAAATCTTGTCTAGTAATATCCGTGGATCCGGAAGGTGTTCAACGTGCGGCCAGACATAAGGTAGAGGAGCAACCGCATGATGATGTAGATCGGTGTGAACGAGGGTAGATGTGATAAGCATGGAAGCAAGGCACTGGATGATAGGGGTCACGCCCAGGTCACCCGCAATAGTGTTCTTGGCCAGTACCCACATCTGTATAGAAGATATATGGTCAGGAAGTGAGACGATGGGAAATAAAGGAAAGGCAGTTCGGGCTTGTGGACGGACCTTGATTTCTTTTTGGTTGTGATACACTGTCTCTCTATCAGCATCAATCTGAGAAAAATTACGAAAAGAACGTACTGGCATAGGCGATACCAAAATTCGCTCCTCCATCTATAATCTGGGAAGACGTAACATGATAAGCGTCACATTCACACCATACGATTCTGGAAGTGGAGGACATGACTTACTCCTGCTCCAACACCTTGCAGAAACAGCAGATAAAACCACTGCTTACCAGTCAGAGGGGTTGGGAATGGTCGTAAGAGGGACTGCATGGGGTTGCGGATGAAGTTATAGTAAGGAAGAAGGGCGAATTGAAGATTATAATTTTATTATCAAGGAATTACTGGCCAAAAGAAAAATCAATAAATAACTTCAACGTCAACGTCTAATATTGGAATATTCTCGGATCACCGCGTCCGCGTCGTCCCATGGCGATCTGCGCAGTTTACGTCAGCATGTCTTTATCATTCAGCTTGTATATATGGGCAAGGCACAAAACGTAAGATCTTTTTCCCAGGTGAATTATTATCATTTTATTACCCATGGATGAGACACGACGAGACATAAGAAATGCTGGCACTTGAGTTAAAAATATAACTGGGAAACTGGGCACATCTTGCTGTTAGATCTTATGACAATTTCTTGGCTgcagctgctgctgttgccACCAGAGTGATCTGTTATTATTAACTGCTCCTCCGGCGTTTGTTGACACACACACAACACTCTttgtcctcttcttccgtcTTGTTCACTGACGGAAATGACTTGTCGTTCAGTGATGTTGGGAATGGGCGGCTTGTGTTCAATCCTCAGCTACGGACCCTTTGTTCCCTGTCCTTCTTCATTAGCCAACTTACCGATAACCGTGTATCAGCTAACGTCAGTACGTGAATACAAGCCACAACTAACCGATCAACATCGCActtcatttcttcttctgatCTCCGACTTGATGATATGATCAGAAAGAATAATAAAGCAGGTAGTCACCGGTATCTCATCGGCTGATACAAGACTCCAAGTGTCCTGAATGGTAAGGCAAACTAAGGACAACTCGACCCCATCAAAAGTATAAACGCGCTCTGCATTATATATTATCAGATAGAACCAGAACTCTGAAAGAACACAAAACATGGATCTGAACGCGCTTGCGAGAGATCCGCATCTTATGATGTTCTCAACATAACGTCGTTGTTCTAGACGCATTGGGATAATGGATGATGGAAGGAACGAGGATGTGTATGCATAGTGAGTGAGCCGACATCCGTTATTTATGGAGCGCTGCGAGACGAGGCATTTATTATAATAATAAGCTTGTGAATAACGGGAACTAGGCGGCAGTTAAAGCTTGCCGTCTCCGTAACTGCTTGTCTGTGCATATTATAACCCATCATATAAATTCCCGCCCTCGCCCATACCCTTTTCTCCCattcttccatctttcaCTTCTCGCTCTTCTATGCAAGCTGCTGCATAGAAAAAGACAGAGCTATGGAGCAACCAGCAGAGCAATTTTAAGTGCTTGGCATCGGCCTTCGGCCATCCGCCACGTGCATACTCATTGATTTCGTCTGACGGCAACTCAATTATATGCCCGGCGAGAACAACCAGGCGGCATTCCCAATGGACGGCTATCGCCTTAACTCGCAACAAATTGATAGCACACACACACTCTCTCTCCTGCTCTCTTCAAATCACTTATAATCCCCAGTTCATTCCAGCTGACCACCATGCCACCCTATCCATCCAACAACGGAGCGCCGTCAAAACACTCGCACGTTAGGACAGAACTCATCAAGCGGCCCCGAGAAGCGTGAGTTGAATTTTCGACGTTTCGGCTGGGAAAATCGGGTTACTGACGTGCTGGCGCTGTTTCCTGCAGATGCTTAAATTGTCGATCTCTCAAGGTGAGCAACCTTCTTTTATCAACTGCGCCTGAGCCTAGATAACGTTTTGAGACTGACATCATATATCAAGACTCGATGTTTGCCGTACGGCGACCGACCTCTTACATCCAAAGATACATGCGCTCGCTGCACAAAATATGGTCTTGAATGCGAATACGTCAGAAAGCCTCGTGGAAAGTATGTTTTCTTTTCGCAGGACCCATGGGACCACGTCCATACTCACCCATGTCTCTTCAGGCCTAAGACAGACGAAGCAAGTAACTCACGGTCTGAAGGATCTGGTCTCTCAAAATCCACGAATGGCCCCGTAGAGGAATCAAGAAATCAAGGGGGAAGCAACAATAGCTTTACAGAAACTCTTTCCAACCCACTTCCTTCCGTATTAACTCCTCTAAAGGACGACAGGCTGAGGAATCAAAATTATATGCCTTTTCAGCCAAGTTACGATAATATCTCGGGCAATCATATGACGTCTATGCCCGGGATGCAAAAGCCTGGTGAATCAACCAAGACGTTCATGTTCGTACCATGCGCTGACATTAGTTTGTCTTCTGTAGAACCATGGGGATCAACAACGCCAAATCCTGCTATCCCTCATGGAACCAGCTTCACGGATAGTTTTGCACGGGCTATTCCCCCAGTATTGCAGCCCCAGTCTTACCAGCGCCCTCCTACTCATTCTCTCTCGTCGTATCCCACGCCTCCCACAGCATATGCATCACATATGCCGCCTCCAGACCATCGTCATACCCTTCAACATTATTCCCAGCaccctccttctcaacTGCCACCCCCACTCTTGCTGCACTCCTCATCGACACAGTCCGACAGAAGTATTCATTCTATGCCTAGCGGCAACCTGCCAACGCCCGATGTCAATGATAATAGCTACAGACCTCATCGACAGGTGACTTCACCAAATCAAATGGTGCGATTACCTCCCATGGACGTTGGTCCTCCCCAGTCTCAACTACACGCCCATTCTCTTCCCGCTGTCAATTCCCGAAACAGCCAGTGCTCGACACCCTCTTACGAATCGTCTGAACGACGTCGTCAAGCAGCCCAACCAAGCTCTGTCTTGACCGACTATATCGAACCTCAACTCGACCACAACCACTCACATTCTCCATCGCCTTCCATCCACGATGCCTCTCGAACAGGAGCGAAAGGACCGCTTGTTGTCCAGCAGCCTAATCCACGTGGCTCTGTCCAATCAGCACACGGCGCTGATGGTGCAGTACAAGATATGAAGGCTGGAGGAAGGTTATCATCTCTATCTCCGTTGGAGCTTGGTCTAGttgacgaggaagaagcaagaTGGCTCTATTCTCGGTAAGTCTACTGCACTGTATTCTTTTGGGCCTTAATTGAACCTCTTTTGCAGATTTAAGCAACACCTTGGACCTATCATCGCTCTTCTAGACTTTGAATACCACACATACGAACGAGTCAAGTTATCCGATTCTCTGTTCACCGCGATGCTATACGCATCTTCACGATTCTTCCATCCCGAAATCTGTCGTCCACTATATAATCACGCGAATACTATTGTCAATCGTATGATAACACATGGGACAGTCGATCTTCCTAGTGTCCAAGCGCTCATCATGCTGGCCTTCTGGACCGTACAAAATGATGAGTCGGCGTATATGAAGTCGGGTATCGCAGTGCGAGCGGCATGTCAATTGAGACTGTGGAAGAAACATGACAGACCTTTGCCGcaggatgaagaggaggttAGGGCCATCTTGGACAGAGAAAGAACTTGGATTGGTGGGTGatatttttttttctctgCATAGGTCAGGTGACTGAAAATATATCACCATCTTTTCAGCCGTCATCAGTGAGTATCTTTCGTTATACATGTGCTTCACAAGCTTACGCCTCCCTGTAGTCATGGACGCCGGCTTCGGTGTAATATTCGAACAACCTATGACATTACCTCAACCGAATCGCGGATTCGATGACATTTATGAATGGGCGAGTGAACATGCTCATTTGAACATCCCTGGCGACTACTATCTAGCATGGAGTACCGAGTAAGTGAAGCAATGTAGGCGGGTTCATGCTGGCAGCTGAACACGCATCGTTCAGGGATTCTAAAAACAGATCACCTTCCTATAGTAATGTCCAAAACCCGAGCTATGAAAACACTGTGGTGGTCACCGAGCGAAGATATATTGACAACCTCAACAAGGCGTTACCTCACCTTTCACCTCTCTACTCGCAAATGGCAACCATTATTACCGACATTGTGCTTGCACGGGCTCAGAGCGAAGGCTTGAAATTTGGACATATCGATATGATCAAGAACCGGTTGATCTCCTTGTCCGAAAGAATAGCAGAATCGTTGAACCGATTTGCGGCAGAGGGACATTTACTCTTCTGGTCAGACATGTTCAGCGCTGGAGTATCCATGCCTGGTGTTTTATTCTACAAGGTGTGATACGTCTTATTTGACGACGCAATGGCAGACTTTATTGACTATTGTCCTTAGACTCGCAGCCTGTTCTCTCCTACAGAGCTGGATCGTATCTTGGCGATATTAAACAGTTTATTGAATATGTGCTCGACGATGCTCGGCGCTCATAACGATCACCCGCTGTATTTTACATACAGATTTTATCGTCGACTGTTACCTGTCTTGGAGCGAGTAAGGCAAGGCGTAGAGTCTCAGCAGCCGCCAGTTGTTGAAGTTGAGTATCCATACCCTGTCGTGCGTACATTAATCCCCTCTACAATGGCATCTCTAATGCGGTCGCTGTAGGCACTTCTGAGCGAATTACATACCTCCCAAAATGGCAATCACTCCCACGCCAGCCAGCAGCTGGCGGCTCCTGCCAGTAACTCTGCAGACGTTGATGAGCTTTGGAACTTCATCTTGGGGGAAGACTCTGGTATGGGTCAAATATTTACGGCGTAATGTACAACCGTTCAGTTGTAGTAGTGATTAGTTCATTGTACTTCCCGGTATTTTTTTTAATCGATCTCACGAAAAGTATATCACGAATCTCCAATTTTATAGTAGATCGTCCACAATCTTTGACACTCTGAACGGACATTAATATTGTGCCTATAATAGTTTTGAATGGTGTAATTTTATGCTAAATCCACCTTACATAGGGCATAACAAATGAGCATGTATGTTTGGTTCCTTATCTTAGATGGGTGATAAGATAAATTCGACATGAGGTTGGTGGCAAATGTGAGGTTCTTGGTGACGACGACGTTTTGTTCTCGCAACATCCACCATCGCATAGGAACGCTTACGAGTCGCCAGGCGGCTTGGTCAGCGGGCAGACAGGAAGACATATAAAAAGTAAAGCAGCTGCAAGAGCATATCCAGCCCATAGAAGCATACCACATCGCCGCCAGAATTCCGCATACTCTGCACATTTGCATCGCATCTCATCTCATCTCATATACGCTTACACATCGCAACATGACAACCTCTACACCAGAGTCCAGGTCTGAGATGATGTTCCTGGGACAGGAATGCAATCATCCCGCTTGCTATCTACACGACTTTCTCCCTTTCAATGTGAGTATCTTTGGATGGATGATAAAGCAGTAACGCTGACAAATCGAAGTGTCCAGCATGTCATCTTGCTTTTTGCCAACCACActttcttccatctcaacACTCATGTACTGCGCCTCTCCCAGCTTCCATGGTAGATCGAATAGCACCAACATGTCCTATGTGTAACGAAATTGTCCCATATCCAAAAAGCATGGACCCGAATGAAGCTGTAGAACGGCACATCATGTCTGGCACTTGCGTAGGACTGCAAGGTGGGGAAGAGCGGAAGAAGGCAGAAGccaagagaagaagggatgCTGGAGAAGTCTGTTGGAAGAAGTCTTGTGGAAAGGTACTTATTGTTAAGATGAAGTGTGAAGTGAGTTACAAGCTTTTGTTTTACTGATGTGTACCATCACGCTAACACATCTACGCAGTCTTGCCAACATGTCTTTTGCCCAACACATCGACATCCCACGTCACACACATGCTCTAATCAAACACCatccccttcctcctcctcctcccgGCTAGGAAATCCCCAAGCATCTCCTACATCTCGACCAGCAGGCAAAGCTGCGTTATCTCGCCTTCTCCCCCCCTCCATGCAGCCTCCTGCTAGCGCAGGAGTGTCAACATCGATGGCACCCGTCAAAGTGAATTCAGTAAGCTCTAGTCTGAGTGGATCTAAACCACTGGCTGCGTCTTCTGAAGGAAATGCGCCGTCCAATCTGGATGCAAAAGCTGCTGCAGCCGGGGCTGCGCTCAAGAGGGCTGGGCAGGATGTTAAAGTTCCGTTTGTCAAGTCCAGCGCAGAAAAGTGAGTACTGCAATTGAATGGCTAGTGTTGGAGGTCGGTGACTAATACTCGCTGTTCAGACGCACTCAAGCAGAAGTCAACTCCCAAATAAAGGCTCTCAAAGCCCGGCATGAGAAGGGCCTCCTCACCAAGACCGAACAGGTGAGATAGCCGTCTTCAATATCATGCCCACAACGCCCCACCGGCTCATTCCTGATGTTTTCTCTGTACTCCTCTATGTCTAGGTGAAATATGCGGAACTGGTCGGTCAACGAGAGGCTACCAGACGGACAGGAGGCAAAAGCAAAAACAAGGACAAGGATTGTGTCATTGCATAGAATAGATTGCGGAGAAGGACGGTATTATCCTTGTAGTATTATTATATCAAACTAATGTATGTAGAAAGGTTACATTtcccaaaaaaaaaattaaACGTTCTTTTCTCCCTCTATCGGCCCCTCTAGAGGCTTCACACCTTGCCCCTTTTTTGTCTTCGATTTCAACTTTTCCGTAACCGCATTGGCACTCGTATCACTCATCTTATCTTTTTTCAGAACCTTCCAGCCTCCACTCCATCCTATCCACCCTACTTCATGCGGTCCACGTACGAGGAGTGTGAGAATGCCCACACCTAGAAAGGCAATAGCTGTCCCGGCGGTGGGCTGCCATCCATGAGAATTGTAGATCTTGGTCATGATCGCCGTACCGGAAGTCTGATTCGTTGCAGTCAGATTTATGATCACCGTAATACAGAGAAATGTAGACCTACCTGTCCAGCAAAAAGAGCCAACAGATTGCACCCATTCAATCTCGCCCTCGCATTAGGATCAATCCCCGCCACTCTATATCCATTCCCAAGCTGATTCAATTGCTGTCCTACGTCGTAAACAGCAATCGCAACACACACTGCCCCGACGTTGATTTTAGCAGCGGTGAGGCCGATGATCATGGAGATCATGCAAATCCAGATTCCGACAAATTGAGCGAGATAAGGATGGAACTGGTCAATGAGATGGCCCCAGATAGGGGAGAGGAGAGCTCCAACTAGGCCTAAGAGACCGAAAAGACCGATTTCGAGGGTGGAGTATTGGTACGGTGGGTCAGAGAGAAGGAACGTAAGGGTTGTCCAGCTATGATCCCAAACGTCAGCAAGTTTTCCCCAACCATCAAGGAGATAAGACATACAGGCCTGCAAATACTGCCGAGGTGGTGTAGGATTGGAAGCAAGCTTGCACGAGGGTTGGGTATTTCGTGTACATTTTGGCCATCGACCAGAGCTGTTCGCAATGTCAGGCGTGTATTGCATGTAATGATTAAAGCAGCTTACCACCTGTGGATATGTGAGGCCAATTTTCTTACCCGGAGTGTCAGGTAGACATAGCCATAAGATTATAAGCATTACTAGCAAGCAGGACCAATTATTAGCCGGTTATGAACATGTAAGAGTCAAAACTTACAGCCTTGCAAACCTATTGCCATCCAATAGCTGTATCTCCAGCTAGCTAGACTTATGATACCAGACAAAGTTCGACCGACCACCAAGCCCACAATCAGGCCAGAAAGAGTCACACTCATCGCCGTTGCCCTTCTCTTGAGAGGGGCTAAATCGGCAGTCCAAGGGATGACAATCTGCGGAGTGATCGTGAAGAACCCTACGACAAAGCTCAACCCTGAAAGCATGTTGACGTTTCGAGAGAGGGCAAGTCCGACGGAGAGACAAGTTGTAAAGAACATTAGGAGCAGTACAAGCTGTCGTCGTCGGACGAGGTCCCCTAGAGGGGAAATAAAGAGTATGCCGCAGCCGTAGCCACCTTGGGCGAGGATAGGTATCCGCGAGACGGCGTCGTGGGATACCTCGAAAGAATCGGCAACAGCAACCAACATGGGTTGGATATAGTACAAGTTCATGACGGATACAGTCTACCTCGGAGTTAGATTTGACGAAAACGGCTAAGAGATAAGACACATACGGCTGCACAGGCAAAGAGCAAATTGAGTCTCCAAGTGAATTCAGACTCGTCGCCCACTTTTTTACTAGGATGATGTCGTCGATTAGGAGGAATAGGTAAAAACCCGAAGTCAACCTTGCGAATCTCTTGGTGATCGGGATCATGCTGGCGAGAGTCCCTGGACAGTATGGCTCCCAGTCGACTGTGTTTTGGTTCTCGATCTGCTGTGGACGATGAATGTCCCGATAGTGTAGACGGAACCAAGTCTATCGAGAGCTCTTTTCCTTGTATGGGCGGAAGAATCTCGATGGTACTGGCTGACATGTTGAAGACTTGAATTGATCTACCAATAGCTTCTAATGATCAAGTGACCAAAGCTCTTCTGACTTGCTCCGACGAAAGAAGAGTCGTCCGGACGTGAGATGAGCAGGGTTGGTGAGGCTGCTGTCTATACTGGTTGGCTTGGGGCTGCCAGGACTATGAGGGAAGTGTCTTTAATCGGCCTTGTGTAGTTATTATACCATTCTGGATGAGTGATTGAACAATGATGCTTTGTAATACGTAGTCAAGTTTAAACGCCACATTTGGCCTTAAAAGGTCTCGCGCCCTCTTATATTTCTACTCGACGCCGGAGATGTTTTTGCATCGAGACCGGGACCAGCAACAAATCTCTTCACGATCCCAGTTTTACCAATTGCCCTCAGTTAATTATAGCTCGGGGACTTTTAAATCTCATACAGCTCGGTAGGTTTGTTCGCCGGGGCCGGGTGGACTTACTCAATAAATTTTTAAGCACGGAATTTCCATTTGTGAGATCCGATAATAATAAATCTGCTCCGGATTGCGGGGATATGCGATAATCTTATCTCCGTGTCGCCGGGCTGGGAATCGGTTTTCTAGCCCAGGATTGAGAATGGGTGTGTTGTTGTTTATTCTTCCACCTTGTACATTTCCACGTTCGGTCTGTGTCGTGCTCGTCTCTATACCATGATCATACATGGTCATCAATTGGCTACCATATCCAGAGGGAGATATTGTATAGAAGAAGTGAAGGTGGACTATGGGGTTGAGGGGGCCTTTGCGGAAACAGAGACCAACGCCTTTTTGGCCCTTGGTGACAGATGTTTAAGTACATAACTGTGTTTCAAAACAGCCACGTACCAACCCTTACGCACTCTTGTGCATGAGACTGGTTAAGGGCCAGTATCCAGAGGGAAAATTGGTAGAGCGACACTTATCAAGGGGGCGAACCTGGTCAGGAAAGTGTTCAAGAGATTTGGGCCTCGATCGATGGATATTCTCATAGGTCAGGATGATGCCAAGAAACACCGCTGTTCAAAGAGTAACCGTTCCCTCAAGAACTGGGCACATATTTCGAAAAAATGGTCTCTGCATTACCCATCGTCATATCATCGCCGCTCGTGCTCCCTCATCCCGCTAGCCGCAACATTCCCCATTACCAAACATAGCCAACGATTCTGATCCCGGCTTCGATGCCGAGCTCGACTTTGGTATAGGTGAAGTTTGGGTGCCATGTTGATGAATACGATAACCCCCCTCGCCCCCCAAATCAAATTCAGACCCTTTTACTCTTCGTTTGGCACACCCGCTTGGTCTTCTTCAACACCTTTCCAAGCCTGATCAACCCAAAGCCAGAACAGGGCCTTTTTTGTGTTCGTCCTTATGCAGGCATCGCATTCTCAGGCATCGCATTCAAAGTGCGAACCTGAAACAACATCAGACTTGCTCTCTATCTTTCTCAACAAGGACAATTTCGGCGCTCAAACATAGTTGATTAGGCCCAAATGAAACCTCTTTTCAAGATTTGGTGGGGTGGGACTATGACAGGATATCGGAAAGAAGTATGAGATGGCTGGAAAGATGCATGAAGGGCGTTGAGCTGAAATCTGTGGGAAACGAGGGACATGGGTTGCTGGAGTAGCGTGAGAGTGATGTGGGACGGAGGTATTCCGTCGAAAGTCTTGAAGCCAGAAAAAGGGGCAAGGTTTCAAGCCAAGGCGTTCCTGGGACCGATAATTTCCATAAAGATTATCATAAAACCGCTATATACCTGTATATCAGCTTACGTAGGTAGAAAAGTAAAAGTACCAATGGTGGAAATGGTTGTGAGCGTTGTTCGGGCCGTATCTTCATCTGCTCTCGACCTATACGTAATAATAGTTCCGAGAAGCCATTACACATACACGCATTACCGTACGTCGCTGTAGTCATGATTCATTCTTGATATGCACATGAGACAAGCCACCAGCCGGGGTTGCTTGGCTGCAGAACAGCAACGATGAGGAATGAACCTCTACGCGTGACGCATTGTTGTCATTATTCATGTGTCCTTGGCCGCATCCTGTTTCTTTTGCCCTTCCATTGATGATGACTATCCTCACGAACATCGCCATCTCCTGAATGCGCATGTGGCTGCCCATGGTGCTCGGCTAAGCACGGACCGAAAGGGGCCGAGACGCGAGGGGACATCACGCTAAGACGTTGCGGTAGTTGCATTTTTTCCCTGCCAAACAAAATGCTAAAATAATGGACCCCGAAGTCCAGGAATCGGCAATGGCCAACTAATTACCGCCTAAATAATTAAGTTATGCGTACCGCTTAATCTTATCATGAATTGCGAAAGGAAGTTGCCACGCTGCAATTTGCCTGCTGCTCGCGCAAAGATTCTTGCATACAATTTTTGAATGTTTTAAAATGGCTGTGTTTGCCCCATGATGGAAGGGGCGCAGACAAAGTGAGAGATGGGCGTATTCGGAGTCTTCTATTCTATTTTGACTCATATGTCAATGTTGTCTCATCACTATCCGGAGGTCTATGGTTCGTGTTCCGTGCTTGCTCGCTTTTCGAAActtcttgtccttctttcccaTAGCTCACTCGTTAGGCTAATAATTAACAAGGGGATAAAAATGGCAAATGGTAGCCCACAAGCGACATACGATATGGGATACATTggcaaaaaaaaaggtcAAACGACGAGCCCTGTTGATCAGATGAGGAAGGTCCGTAGAAGTAAGGAGTGAAACTGTGTGCCTTGTTGCTTCTTCATGATTACTCTACATGCCGCTCACGTTCTAAAGATGGAAGCGGTGCTGCCGCCTGGTTTGAAACATGCAACGATACCATGCTGCATTCTTCTGACGACTGCGAGATCTACCTCCTTTAATGAATCTCAGCCATTTCCCTCATTCCAAatcttttttcttcctcctgaGTGTTCCCTTTTTCTTGATGTTCCATTTGCCAACGGGTCCGTCCAGAGCCTACTATTCCCACTATTTCGAATTAATTGCCGACGGCAGTTGTTCGCTGGGCAAGCCACACAAGCGACCCAAAACATTTTAGTCAGGACTAGTGACGTCACCCAGTCAACTGATTAATTTGCTGCCCCGTTAAGAACCCTATGTGGGACCCTTGAGCCCCGCCCTTTTGAGGGGACTCTCGATGATAATAATGTTCTATCATTattctttccttctccgTCAGCTCATCAGGCCATGCATGCCGCAATCGAATGCTGCATCAGGAACGCGACATCAGAGGCGttcctctcctttttcttccaATTATGATGACCTGCAGCTGCAGGTACATGACTAAGTCACAGAAATGCATTCCGGGTATTTGGCTATCTACCCCGACGAGGAAGGCTGGCATGCTACCATTAACCAGCCAGCACTATATAATCTTTTGTAtcccccctcccccctcGTGTCTTCTATCCCCATTTGTCTGGTAGTTTGTTGTATTCAAACGTCGTTCTTAGTCGATATTAGCCGACGCCAACATCCACCCAAACTTTACCCTTAACATTTTCCCCATACTCATTTGATCAACAATCCTTTATTATCCGCCATGTCCAACCGAAAAAGCTTAACACAGGCCTCTGCAGGACATGGGTACAAGCAGAAATCGAGGTATCCTCTCACTGCAGCTATGACTGAAGGCAAGCCTGTCACCCAGCATGTTGAAGGGGCATCTAGCGAGAAGCCTACTGGAATCCCTCGTACTTCCACCGACGACGCCTCTAGCCAAGGGCACCCTAAGAAGGATATTGGGGACGCCTTGGGACCCAACGGGTCTAATAAAGTCCACCTCAACTCCAATACCAACGCCAAGCTGGCCAATCCTTTGGGCGATCTTACGGACGAAGAGGTCATGGAGAACGCTGCCGCCTTTGCGGCCGCGAACCACCTTCCAGTAGAAGTTTTCCGCAAGGGTGCTCTTGTGGCAAAACGACCAAACGGTTTTGAGCAGATGTCAATCCTTACTGAGAAAGACAAGGCAAAGCTCAGACGCGAAATCACTCACCCATATTCCCAAACCAAGACCCTGTACAACCTTGTCATCGCTTGTTCAGTCGCTGCTGCTGTCCAAGGCATGGATGAATCAGTCATTTCAGGAGCCCAGCTCTTCTATCCTCAACAATTTGGTATTGGCGCTACCAACCCTGACCCCAAATATGCCAACAATCACGAGTGAGTTTGCCATATTACTTCTGACCTTTCCTATTTGCTGATTGTACCGCTTGATTCGTATAGATGGATTGAAGGTAAGCTTACTCGCAGTCCTTCTTTTGCTGGCATTACTGACAACATATCGGAACAGGTTTAATCAATGGAGCTCCCTACCTATGTTGTGCTGTCCTTGGTTGCTGGCTTACTGC is drawn from Cryptococcus gattii WM276 chromosome A, complete sequence and contains these coding sequences:
- a CDS encoding uncharacterized protein (Similar to TIGR gene model, INSD accession AAW41920.1) — encoded protein: MQSLLRPFPTPLTGKQWFYLLFLQGVGAGIIDGGANFGIAYAMYHNQKEIKMWVLAKNTIAGDLGVTPIIQCLASMLITSTLVHTDLHHHAVAPLPYVWPHVEHLPDPRILLDKIFRRKDIAPEKTEDEKGNMNYPSSGSEIGGHKGWLYYPNMLVRFTFEGTEANILFSPFKAKLFIFKAFLTAAQGALLGIFCGLPLWCLFIVVLGPIYKNDNMAETGWKWAPMVIKCVYGAVLGWVTNPIIAGLALGSQAERHLLVIEHDEESVAQNASQIVDIDGVPTILEEDELTPPQFPPSPHASLSHSPRLSPYPSPVSASRVLPTQNVNRPRTRSRASTLSRPPLTANCSDLPIIPSRSLNAPQYSGGEALAVPKTAPLVQTGRMRSLSQATAQGAGVEAGAGGGTGSTSFGTPARTAVPAVGTPLTGPRETLAPPSPLPYHTIMTPSGPRRRGLTVSTAYTASSSTNGNNIAGGIAPTSTGGAPGTGGSGWSYALGGTGGRNQRRPRASSSLSGKGGGKEKIPGELWSKSAIPMGASGTPAVTAAGEEEEVLAEDADRSNEVREGDGDGDGKRAPAWDVFGIVQGAERGSQARNKSGEKKEGEEQS
- a CDS encoding prib protein, putative (Similar to TIGR gene model, INSD accession AAW41919.1); this translates as MPPYPSNNGAPSKHSHVRTELIKRPREACLNCRSLKTRCLPYGDRPLTSKDTCARCTKYGLECEYVRKPRGKPKTDEASNSRSEGSGLSKSTNGPVEESRNQGGSNNSFTETLSNPLPSVLTPLKDDRLRNQNYMPFQPSYDNISGNHMTSMPGMQKPEPWGSTTPNPAIPHGTSFTDSFARAIPPVLQPQSYQRPPTHSLSSYPTPPTAYASHMPPPDHRHTLQHYSQHPPSQLPPPLLLHSSSTQSDRSIHSMPSGNLPTPDVNDNSYRPHRQVTSPNQMVRLPPMDVGPPQSQLHAHSLPAVNSRNSQCSTPSYESSERRRQAAQPSSVLTDYIEPQLDHNHSHSPSPSIHDASRTGAKGPLVVQQPNPRGSVQSAHGADGAVQDMKAGGRLSSLSPLELGLVDEEEARWLYSRFKQHLGPIIALLDFEYHTYERVKLSDSLFTAMLYASSRFFHPEICRPLYNHANTIVNRMITHGTVDLPSVQALIMLAFWTVQNDESAYMKSGIAVRAACQLRLWKKHDRPLPQDEEEVRAILDRERTWIAVIIMDAGFGVIFEQPMTLPQPNRGFDDIYEWASEHAHLNIPGDYYLAWSTEDSKNRSPSYSNVQNPSYENTVVVTERRYIDNLNKALPHLSPLYSQMATIITDIVLARAQSEGLKFGHIDMIKNRLISLSERIAESLNRFAAEGHLLFWSDMFSAGVSMPGVLFYKTRSLFSPTELDRILAILNSLLNMCSTMLGAHNDHPLYFTYRFYRRLLPVLERVRQGVESQQPPVVEVEYPYPVALLSELHTSQNGNHSHASQQLAAPASNSADVDELWNFILGEDSGMGQIFTA
- a CDS encoding uncharacterized protein (Similar to SGTC gene model, INSD accession EAL22724.1) encodes the protein MTTSTPESRSEMMFLGQECNHPACYLHDFLPFNCPACHLAFCQPHFLPSQHSCTAPLPASMVDRIAPTCPMCNEIVPYPKSMDPNEAVERHIMSGTCVGLQGGEERKKAEAKRRRDAGEVCWKKSCGKVLIVKMKCESCQHVFCPTHRHPTSHTCSNQTPSPSSSSSRLGNPQASPTSRPAGKAALSRLLPPSMQPPASAGVSTSMAPVKVNSVSSSLSGSKPLAASSEGNAPSNLDAKAAAAGAALKRAGQDVKVPFVKSSAEKRTQAEVNSQIKALKARHEKGLLTKTEQVR